The Brassica oleracea var. oleracea cultivar TO1000 chromosome C6, BOL, whole genome shotgun sequence genome includes a region encoding these proteins:
- the LOC106296311 gene encoding uncharacterized protein LOC106296311 isoform X1, translating into MAATSNTVVFIVILAITFSSSSETQAPSPPALTCTEELVMFSPCLPYVSAPPNNMSDRPDPLCCSAFSTSAHSGAGNCLCYLLRQPMILGFPLDRSRLLSLSQICSDLSSDESFESICSASESPELPPLQSIQFTAPFVYGMSESISVIVYLNSETRRVSLISAGDTASASPPSLAISREAAGISPTSVQPSPVTDSLSSTPESIINGSPKIRSFWLLSTIIMTLPTSIFTRI; encoded by the exons ATGGCCGCCACAAGCAACACCGTCGTGTTCATCGTCATACTTGCGATCACCTTCTCTTCCTCCTCCGAGACGCAGGCACCTTCTCCACCGGCTCTCACCTGTACGGAGGAGCTAGTTATGTTCTCTCCATGCCTTCCGTACGTCTCCGCTCCACCAAACAACATGTCAGACAGGCCGGATCCTCTTTGCTGCTCGGCTTTCTCCACATCCGCCCATTCCGGCGCCGGAAACTGTCTCTGTTATCTTCTCCGGCAACCTATGATCCTTGGGTTCCCGTTGGATAGATCACGACTGCTTTCTCTTTCCCAGATCTGTAGCGATCTTAGTTCCGACGAATCTTTCGAGTCTATCTGCTCGGCATCAG AGTCGCCGGAGCTTCCGCCGCTTCAGAGCATTCAGTTCACAGCTCCTTTTGTTTACGGTATGAGTGAATCGATTTCGGTAATAGTTTACTTGAATTCAGAGACGAGACGAGTTTCATTGATATCTGCAGGTGATACAGCTTCCGCATCTCCTCCATCGTTGGCCATTTCACGGGAAGCCGCCGGAATTTCACCAACCTCCGTTCAACCCTCACCAGTAACAGATAGCTTATCATCAACACCAGAATCCATCATAAACGGCTCCCCAAAGATCAGAAGCTTCTGGCTTCTCTCGACCATCATCATGACGCTGCCCACCTCTATCTTCACTCGCATCTGA
- the LOC106296311 gene encoding non-specific lipid transfer protein GPI-anchored 2 isoform X2 — MAATSNTVVFIVILAITFSSSSETQAPSPPALTCTEELVMFSPCLPYVSAPPNNMSDRPDPLCCSAFSTSAHSGAGNCLCYLLRQPMILGFPLDRSRLLSLSQICSDLSSDESFESICSASESPELPPLQSIQFTAPFVYGDTASASPPSLAISREAAGISPTSVQPSPVTDSLSSTPESIINGSPKIRSFWLLSTIIMTLPTSIFTRI; from the exons ATGGCCGCCACAAGCAACACCGTCGTGTTCATCGTCATACTTGCGATCACCTTCTCTTCCTCCTCCGAGACGCAGGCACCTTCTCCACCGGCTCTCACCTGTACGGAGGAGCTAGTTATGTTCTCTCCATGCCTTCCGTACGTCTCCGCTCCACCAAACAACATGTCAGACAGGCCGGATCCTCTTTGCTGCTCGGCTTTCTCCACATCCGCCCATTCCGGCGCCGGAAACTGTCTCTGTTATCTTCTCCGGCAACCTATGATCCTTGGGTTCCCGTTGGATAGATCACGACTGCTTTCTCTTTCCCAGATCTGTAGCGATCTTAGTTCCGACGAATCTTTCGAGTCTATCTGCTCGGCATCAG AGTCGCCGGAGCTTCCGCCGCTTCAGAGCATTCAGTTCACAGCTCCTTTTGTTTACG GTGATACAGCTTCCGCATCTCCTCCATCGTTGGCCATTTCACGGGAAGCCGCCGGAATTTCACCAACCTCCGTTCAACCCTCACCAGTAACAGATAGCTTATCATCAACACCAGAATCCATCATAAACGGCTCCCCAAAGATCAGAAGCTTCTGGCTTCTCTCGACCATCATCATGACGCTGCCCACCTCTATCTTCACTCGCATCTGA
- the LOC106296312 gene encoding proteasome subunit beta type-2-A-like: MECVFGLVGNGFAIVAADTSAVHSILVHKNNEDKIMLLDSHKLIAASGEPGDRVQFTEYVQKNVSLYQFRNGIPLTTAAAANFTRGELATALRKNPYSVNILMAGYDKEAGASLYYIDYIATLHKVDKGAFGYGSYFSLSTMDRHFRSDMSVEEAIELVDKCIVEIRSRLVIAPPNFVIKIVDKDGARTHAWRQSVQDVTTASV; the protein is encoded by the exons ATGGAGTGCGTGTTCGGTCTTGTCGGTAATGGATTCGCAATCGTGGCGGCGGATACATCGGCGGTTCACAGTATCCTTGTCCACAAGAACAACGAGGACAAGATCATGCTGCTTGACTCACACAAGCTCATTGCCGCAAGCGGCGAGCCTGGTGACCG GGTTCAATTTACTGAGTATGTACAGAAGAATGTGTCACTGTATCAGTTCAGAAACGGGATCCCCTTGACTACCGCTGCTGCTGCCAACTTCACTCGTGGTGAGCTCGCCACTGCTTTGAGAAAG AATCCCTACTCTGTGAACATCCTGATGGCTGGCTACGACAAAGAAGCAGGCGCATCTCTATACTACATTGACTACATTGCAACTCTTCACAAGGTTGACAAGGGAGCATTCGGTTACGGCTCATACTTCTCTCTCTCCACGATGGACAGGCACTTCCGCAGCGACATGTCCGTTGAAGAAGCCATTGAACTGGTGGACAAATGCATAGTTGAGATCAGGTCAAGGCTGGTGATTGCACCACCAAACTTTGTGATCAAGATCGTGGACAAGGATGGAGCTCGTACTCACGCTTGGCGTCAGTCTGTTCAAGATGTCACCACTGCTTCTGTCTAA